One window from the genome of Garra rufa chromosome 1, GarRuf1.0, whole genome shotgun sequence encodes:
- the LOC141327065 gene encoding E3 ubiquitin-protein ligase TRIM35-like has translation MASLSEDDFSCPVCQEIFKNPVVLSCSHSVCKECLQQFWRTKKTQECPVCRRRSSREKPPTNLVLKNLCESFLKERNERRSSGSEEICSLHSEKLKLFCLEDKQPLCLVCRDSQKHVNHTIRPIDEVVPSYKEELNTALKSLQEKLKHNENMKGKFKKTAEHMKSQAEHTERQIKQQFEKLHQFLRDEEEATITALREEEEQKKQMMKEKLEEMNRHISALSHTIKDMEEMMKASDVCFLKEFPVSMERVQISQPDPQTPSGALIDVPRYLGNLPFRVWKKMQDIVQNTPVILDPNTAHRSLLLSDDLTSVRNSWNNQPVPDNPERFDYDPCVLGSEGFNSGTHCWDVEVKQSKYWSIGVTTASNQRKGGVFFKTGVWCVSYGLSPGFGVKQRLDRVRVNLDYDRGTVSFSDPVTNTHLHTFTTSFTHTLLPFFWTIDPSSSLRILSINSQ, from the exons ATGGCTTCACTATCTGAAGATGATTTTTCTTGTCCTGTGTGTCAGGAAATCTTCAAGAATCCTGTTGTTTTATCATGTAGTCACAGTGTCTGTAAAGAGTGTCTTCAACAGTTCTGGAGAACCAAGAAAACTCAGGAGTGTCCCGTCTGCAGGAGAAGATCCTCAAGAGAAAAGCCTCCAACTAATCTTGTGTTAAAAAACTTGTGTGAGTCGTTCCTGAAGGAGAGAAATGAGAGACGTTCATCAGGATCTGAGGAGATCTGCAGTTTACACAGtgagaaactcaaactcttctGTCTGGAGGACAAACAGCCGCTGTGTTTAGTTTGCAGAGATTCACAAAAACATGTCAATCACACAATCAGACCCATCGATGAAGTTGTCCCATCCTATAAG GAGGAGCTCAATACAGCACTGAAATCATTACAGGAGAAActgaaacacaatgaaaacatgaAAGGAAAGTTTAAGAAAACAGCTGAACACATGAAG TCTCAAGCTGAGCACACAGAGCGTCAGATTAAACAGCAGTTTGAGAagcttcatcagtttctcagagatgaagaagaagctacaatcactgcactgagggaggaagaggagcagaagaagcagatgatgaaggagaagctggaggagatgaacagacacatctcagctctttcacacacaatcaaagacatggaggagatgatgaaagccagtgatgtctgctttctaaag gagtttccagtctcaatggaaag agtccagatctcacagccggatccacagacgccttctggagctttgattgatgtgccacgttacttgggcaacctgccgttcagagtctggaagaagatgcaggacatcgtccagaaca CTCCTGTCATTCTGGATCCAAACACGGCTCATCGATCTCTCCTTCTGTCTGATGATCTGACCAGTGTGAGAAACAGCTGGAACAATCAACCTGTTCCTGATAATCCTGAGAGATTTGACTATGATCCCTGTGTTCTGGGTTCAGAGGGTtttaactcaggaacacactGCTGGGATGTGGAGGTTAAACAGAGTAAATACTGGAGTATTGGAGTAACTACAGCATCAAACCAGAGGAAGGGAGGTGTTTTCTTCAAGACTGGTGTCTGGTGTGTGTCGTACGGACTGTCTCCAGGTTTTGGTGTTAAACAGCGTCTTGATCGTGTGAGAGTGAATCTGGACTATGACAGAGGAACGGTGTCATTCTCTGATCCTGTAActaacacacatctacacacattcacaaccTCCTTCACTCACACACTCTTACCATTCTTCTGGACTATTGATCCTTCTTCCTCTCTGAGGATCTTATCGATCAATAGTCAGTAA
- the LOC141341465 gene encoding uncharacterized protein — MRHPKPSRIRNTEETEKQTELIEDNDEEEEQNEVKEKKSCQKRSKIQTERFKEKKGQEILQLQSSQLRDHMNIHTREKLYTCDQCGKTFLWATNLKTHLNVHKKEKPHSCLLCGKSFSRLEHLKGHQKIHTGVKDYMCFECEKTFTTAGNLKLHQRIHTGEKPYKCSHCDKRFSDSGGMKTHERIHSGEKPYKCSHCDKRFNQFNCEILINSKMEFLPK; from the exons atgagaCATCCAAAACCCAGCAGAATAAGAAACACAGAAGAAACTGAaaaacaaacag AGTTGATTGAAGACAATGATGAAGAAGAAGAACAGAATGaggttaaagaaaaaaaatcatgtcagAAGAGGAGTAAAAtccaaacagaaagatttaaagaaaagaaagGCCAAGAAATCTTACAATTACAATCATCACAGCTTAGGGATCACATGAAcattcacactagagagaaactgtacacatgtgatcagtgcgggaaaaCCTTTTTATGGGCTACAAACCTGAAGACACACCTAAATGTTCATAAAAaggagaagccacattcatgtcttttgtgtggaaaaagtttttcACGTCTAGAACATTTGAAAGGacatcagaaaatacacactggtgtgaaagactacatgtgctttgagtgtgagaagacttttactacagcggGCAATTTAAAACTGcaccagaggatccacactggagaaaaaccatacaagtgttcacactgtgacaagcgATTCAGTGATTCAGGAGgaatgaaaacacatgagaggatccacagcGGAGAGAAAccctacaagtgttcacactgtgacaagagattcaatca ATTCAACTGTGAGATTCTGATCAACTCAAAGATGGAGTTCCTCCCCAAATAA